The Solanum lycopersicum chromosome 6, SLM_r2.1 genome has a window encoding:
- the LOC101248211 gene encoding basic helix-loop-helix protein 80-like translates to MEANSNSFHVDSVFHVPIKMSGFFEEPNNNITSSSTLPNCVSQFYLQELSVNMSNNVHEISHNEPSHVTNKTNSSSLCSTQSKNVRDGDDGKGQKKRNGNVKREKKTKENKKKAPEEAPTGYVHVRARRGQATDSHSLAERVRREKISERMKILQALVPGCDKVTGKALMLDEIINYVQSLQNQVEFLSMKLASLNPMYYDFGMDLDALMVKPDQSWSGLEGPLLENTTSNYPHLDSSTSLMFQQLHLPNSVSQGSGHVLWSVDDQRQKMIINHSELISNNNNLSVPFH, encoded by the exons ATGGAAGCTAATAGTAACTCTTTTCATGTAGATTCTGTTTTTCATGTGCCCATTAAGATGTCTGGTTTTTTTGAGGAACCAAACAATAATATAACAAGTAGTAGTACACTACCAAATTGtgtttctcaattttatttgcAAGAGCTTTCTGTCAATATGAGTAATAATGTTCATGAAATTAGCCATAATGAACCTTCTCATGTGACAAACAAAACCAATTCTTCCTCCCTCTGCTCTACTCAATCTAAg aATGTAAGAGACGGTGATGATGGGAAAGggcaaaagaaaagaaatggtaatgtaaaaagagagaaaaaaacaaaggaaaataagaagaaagcCCCTGAAGAGGCCCCTACAGGATATGTTCATGTTAGAGCAAGGAGGGGCCAGGCAACTGACAGTCACAGTCTTGCTGAAAGG GTGAGGAGAGAGAAAATAAGTGAAAGGATGAAGATATTGCAAGCACTTGTTCCAGGTTGTGACAAG GTAACTGGGAAGGCCCTTATGTTGGATGAGATAATCAACTATGTCCAGTCTTTGCAAAACCAAGTTGAg TTTTTATCCATGAAGCTTGCTTCTTTGAACCCCATGTACTATGACTTTGGCATGGACTTAGATGCTCTCATGGTCAAACCTGATCAG AGTTGGAGTGGCTTGGAAGGACCATTATTAGAGAACACAACTAGTAACTACCCTCACTTGGATAGTTCAACATCACTTATGTTTCAACAATTGCATCTACCAAATTCCGTTTCTCAG GGTAGTGGACATGTATTATGGAGTGTAGATGACCAAAGACAAAAGATGATTATTAATCATTCAGAATTGATCAGTAATAACAACAACTTGAGTGTCCCTTTCCATTAA